CCTTGCCTGGAGACTTCCACAAACTAAATGTAGGCTATGCACATTTAATTGCCACAGTGTACATTATTTTCTAATAATTCAGCACTCTGTTCACACACCGGAAAACTCCTAGCTCCTATACGTATAGAGGCATTTGGGCTCTCACTAAAACACAGCAAACTGCTATCATCCGTTGCCTTTCCAGCACTCTGCGCACTATGTCAGACCACGCCTGAGTCACTAGCCGTGTGCCTTCCCCTCATGCTCTGCACATCCACCAGCCCTGGAACACTCTTGCCAGCTGGTACCGGTGGCGGATCAACATCCACCAGTATCTTTGTGTACAGCGGCCGCTCTTCGAGGGCTAGCACCTGGTACCGGAGGTTGTTGAGACCGTCCATATCGTGCCTCGACTCGGCATTCCCGAGAAGCTCCTGCCTCTGGGCGCTGGGCTCTGCTTTGGCGTGGGCCAGCATCGTGTAACGCGACACGGACGACGGCCACCTCACGATCGACATGTCCCGCGCTCGTATGCGTCGCTGCAAGTCATCGTCCTCGCCACCCCAGCCGAAGAATTCGTTCGAGAAACCGTTGAGCTCGCGGAACTGGTCCGCCCTGACAGCCACGGCGCCCCCGAAGAGGTCCGGATACGGAAGAACGAACCGGAAGACGTCGACCGCCGAGCTCAGGTGGCGAGGGAAGCGCTCGCAGCGGTACAGGTTCCGCGCGTCGATGGGCAGAAGGTCGACGTCGTGGAAGACGAAGCAGCAGTAGCTGTCCCGAGCCAGCGCCTCGGTGAAGCCGATGTTGAACAGTTTGGCCCGGTTGAACGCGTGTCGGTCGCTCTGCTCGACGACGAAGACGCCGTACTGAAGCATCTGCCGCTGAAGGAACGGGTGCATGTGCTGCAGGAACAGGTCCAGGTGTTCGCTCCGGTCTCGGTACGGAACGACGATTGCCACGAAGTGCTTCGAATTGCAGGAAGGCGGCGCCCAGCGACCGCCCGGCAGGATGCCCCACTTGGTCTCCAGTTCCTTCAGAAACGTCCGGTTGACGCTCCTCATCACGGGCAGAGTCTTGCGCGGCATCATGGATGGGCGCGTGGCACAACTTATGCGCAAATCGACGTTCTGCCACGACAGCTGGTACCCTTCGCGGGGTGTCCAGGGGCACTCGCTGGAGGCGCGGTCGATGTCGGCTTCCGAAAGCGCGATGTGGTCGCCTGTCCGCCACGTAGGGCAACGCAGCGCACTCAACCAAAGCGCGGCGAGAAACAGGCCGACCAGCAAGCCTCCTGAGTTGTGACGGTAGAAGCGAAACATAGTGTAACGCCTAGAAAGGCGAAGGACGATCCGCCTGACCCCGTGCGAGAACACCATGTTTGACATGAGGCGACGACAGCTCTGAGCTCTTCGGTCTTTAGACCGTGAACGAGCGCCCTAACCCATGCCGTTGTTGCTGGCTTCAGCAGCGCACATCGCAGCCGTGTGAGCAGGGGTCAAAGATAACGCGGCCTCGTTTTGATAATCCGGAAGCTTGTTGCTAAACTCGTTCATACGAGCGTCCCGACAGCGTCCCTTTCGCTCGCACGGTGAACGCGAGTTGATGCATCTCACCCGGTCTTCGCTGTGTGTCGCACGCACCTTGCCACCAATTTCCCCGCGTTACGTTCGGTCGCCCGCACGTTTACGCACCACCTGTTCCGGAAAATAAAAACATCTGAGAGAGCTGGCGAAGTAcggaaccaaaagtgcaacgtTGCAGACATAACGGTCAGGAACgcgccaggagcagcagctgaaTGTGCGGCAAATGCAAAACTTCAAAACGATCTTAAAGATACTTTATTCATGATTTTGTACAATTCATAAAAATGTTCAACTTAAAAAAGCTAGAACAACAACTTAAGATCGACACGACTACATTCTTTAGCTACTTTGTCAAACTTGAAAACCTCCTAACCAATCATCATCATTAGCGTCCCGTTTGAAACATGGCGGCGTCCACGCGGGAAGCATGCGACGAGCTCAATTCATCAGAACTTGGAACAAAAACATAGTAATAACTTCTGTACGCTACTTACACTGAGATAGTAGTCCCCGGCATAGTAATTAGATTTCGTTGTTGTTTAACTTGATGCGTCGTTTGCACTCGGATGAGTGCAGAGCTGGGCCACTTGTTGCATGTCACTAGCGAAAGCGATCTAAATGCTGAGATTGAATGAAGAGGGTTTGCGTCCCTCCCGCTGGTTTCGTGGCGCGCAATCATTTGCACTGCCAAACTGTTCAATAGCCACGCATCTTCTACACCTTGATGCTACTGTATAATCAGCCTTCTtggttaaacaaaaataaatgaaagaaggaatgtttggcggaaACAAGAAACTGCATTACGAGTATTACTGTCGACACTTATCTTTTAAGCGAGCACGAGTCGTTAACCATTATTTGCGgtcctctttttccttttttttgctttcaaaagCTTCCAAAGATCTACCCTGCTTTGATTAAAGTGCTATAAACTACTAAGCGATGACGCCTTTCTCATCTTTGCACCCTGCTGTGACTCTATGTAGTGCGTACAACAGCAGCAGTACCGAGAGCTTTGCTTTGTTTTCAGCTGGGAAGAAGCCTACCTAAACGAGCTGAACAACTTCACAGACCATGGCGACATAGGTGAAGTGTGGTAAGCGCCATCTTCCTTAATGGGTGCCTAAAACAGGAAACCACACTGTGCCAAGCTTCGCTTGTATTCTATGTGCCATACCTGTGCTGCCACTTAGCTTTATATGCCGGTAGGGCAGGTTTTGCAGTTAGTCATATGTAGAGGAAGCTTCAGGTGGCATCTATATGGTTGCAGTACCAGGGGTGATTGCGTGAATGGTTTTCTATTTATTCTTCCCAGCGAATCCAGGAACCACATAGATTCTATCAAAAAAATTTAACTGCTTCCACATGCGTAATCGTGTCATTAAAATTTACTGATTCAATGCAGTTTAACTTTTCGAATATTCTTTGTTGTTACATTACACACTCTTGGAATTGTCTTCTATCTGCTCAGATATGTGGCATTGTTACTTCAGGTTCGGCAGCCAAAATGAGCATCGCGTTGTCAAATGGATGCTGCAGCATGCTGAAAAAGCAAGCCATGTTTTGGATGTTGGCTGTGGAAATGGACACCTTCTCATTCGGCTGGTTTGTAATTACTTGTTTATTAGTAATCCCACTGGTTAGGTCCTCTAAACTATAAAGCTAGTCTGCTGAAGACCATCGTCATCAGTcaaactgcacccactgcaggacaaaggcatccctTTAATTGACTCTGTCCTGTACCACCTGCGGCaaccttatccctgcaaacttcctaatcacatccgcccaccttacctgCCTAAACTTGTCTTCCTTTGGAATTCTCTccattacccttaacgaccattgactgtcttgcctttgcattgcatGCCTTGCCCGTTCCATTCtggatttcgactgggatgtcattagcccgcgtttgttccctgacccactccgCCCTATTCCTGTCTGTTAACTTTACACCTATAATAATTTTTCGAACTGGCTCAACAATGCATGCAACGATGGCGTAGAGGCAGAGCTTGCGCCTCTTGTGCAGGAAGGCAGCAGTTCGAGTCCCATTGGCGCACAATTctccatgtgaaaaaaaaattaaagaatcagTATCGATGGAATTGAGTAACCAGACCTGGAGACCGGAGCTAGCAATGCACCCTTTCACCAGAAATAGATTGAGCCACTCTGGTGCAGCAGTACTTGGCCATTACCAGCTACATGAAAATACCAAATTAACACCCTGCTGAAGATACGACGAGGAAAAAGAGCATGTGACTGTCTTGTGCTGACACCTAAAAGTGGTTGCCGTTTTAATGCTAGTTAGTGCTTGAGAAGACCATGCTTCCCTCTCGTTTTCTGATGTCTTGCATGGATTAATTCTGAGATGCAGCTGGATGTGTTGGCATTTGCTTTGGTAGTGCAAATGAGGCTGCTGAAAGGTGGTGCAAGTGCAGTAGGCCTGCATTACTTGTAATTCTTTGAGCTCGCAGGTTACTGTGTGTAAACTACAATTTATAGTAAAATTGTATCTGTGAACAAAGCAactgcaagctttttttttctaagaatcTGTATTTTAGCACTAATTCTTGAATGAAGTGTCAACTGTTCCTAGGTTGTGTCTAGGGGCTGGAATTTTTTGTTATGTTATCAAGATTGAGCAGACTATTTCCCAGTGTTTATTTTAGAACAGAATTTTCGCTTTCTTTCAGCGAATATTATTTTCCACGGgggaactttctttttttttttggtgaaataTGTAATGATTCTGTGCAGTAAAAAATTATGTAGAATTTACTTGGTTACTTCTTTTTAGCACAAGCTGCTCAAGTACCAGTAATTAATACACAAATGGTCATATTAACAGCGGCTATCCTTACAGAAGGACATCGTAGTGCCGTAAAAGTAAAAATATCCGAGTTAAATGATCTATATGTGAGACGAAAGTGAAAGCTTAGCTCTAAAAACTTGGTATTCATTTTCTGCTTGCATTCTGTTTGAGATTGTTCTGCTGCACTTCTAACTGGTGCTCTGAAATTGTATCTGTGCTCAGGCCAAGGAAGGCTTCACCAACCTGACTGGAACTGATTATGCTAAGAGTGCTGTGACCCTTGCAAAAGAACTGGCAGCCAAGGAGGCAGTCTCTGTAGCATTTGAGGTGAGCTTCTCCTGAAATGTTGCGTGCATTTTCTTCTCATCTAGGTATGAGCTGAACGTTATAGTCTTTACTTATTGTCAAGCCTTGACCTCTTATTGACTTGAAGGCATAACTTGTGGTTGCTGGAGCGTGCTCAATGTTGAGCAGCATTGAGCAACTTAACATCTAAAAAGTACAAATACAAAATTTACGCAAGGGTGGGTCAGTACATGCTTGGGGCCCATAATTTTTGGTAAAATTAATTTTTCTTCTCAATTTTTGCACCTTGAAaggattttgcaaaaattcaGTCAAATTCAGTTCTTCCCAAACACTGTCTTTCAATATTGTACTTCTCTGCTGCAAGCAGTTGGACTGAGTCACTGTATCAAAGCTAAGAGCTACTCTAAGCCGAACTGCAGTTTATTTTTACCGTAGTTGGCCATCACAAACAAATACATCCTTCACAAATTTAATGCTTTTGGGCCTTTaggaaacaataaataaaataaattcaatGTGGAAGTGGTCTCTGAAGTTAACTCGTGAGAGTTCCACTGTTTCTTCCTTTGAAGGCACAATGCTGACACACAGTAACAAAGATATGAAAGAGTAATGCAAGTAAATTCATGCTACACGCTATAACATTAATTGCTGAAAACAAGAAAATTTGACATTGTGGGAAAACCTCTGTGAATAATAGTGCATTCAACAGCTCCTTTCTCTCATCCTTCAAGCACGCCGACATCCTTGGTGATGCTCCCTCGAGTGCCTGCCttgcgaggaagtacgactttgtcTTGGATAAAGGTGGGAACTTTTCGTCTTTGTTTTAAAGGGCCGCTGCCATGCTATTTAGAGGGGCACTGATGTCAAATTAAAGTTGGCCTGTACCTATACGTCACCGCATTCTAATGACAGAGACACTACTGTCTCTAAAAGCAGAGGCTTCATAAGCTAGAAATCGACAAAAAATTAAATACAGAGGTTGTCATCACCGGCTGTTGTCGCAACTTAACTGAAGTGCGTCAAAACTCTTCTTGGCACACGGATCCGAGAAGATAGGCTGCATTGCCATTCACTTCAACACAGAGTTCTTTTCAGTGTagacatcacgagtttgaatcgggAGGCTGGAATATTTTGAAATCTAATTTTTTCaccaataaatgcatctttcgcggtTGAGCTAATGTCAGCATACCCCGAAAGAGTCGTAAAATCGATTTTACTAAGAGTGAAGATTGGACGctgttgtcctcagtgtcccttttatAGAAGCTTTATCACATTTTGGATGTGAAAGGGCAGTGTCTTTCAAACCTTTTTCTAGAGCATCTTCTCTGCAGCAGTTTTTCTAGAAACAGTTTTCTggagcattttctgttgccaaaTTTGATTCCTTCAATGTTGCTCAATTTGAACATATGATTTACTTCGACCGATGCTTTGGCCCCTTCAGCATTGAGGGTATTGAAAAGGATATCCTTAATTTAAACTCCGTATAATTTTAACAAATTTTTGGCCCATTTCTAGTTCCAGCTATCAAGAGCTGACTTTTCCACTACAATTACATAGTGGatataccatatttacttgcacAATTTGCGCACTTTTCTCCTGAaactaaggcttcaaaaaggagGTGCGCAGATTACGTGGATGTTTCGCAAATGCGTCCTAAAAAAACTCTGCAAAGGTCATAACTCACAATGTATACGGTATATTGCCACGTATAAGTCAACCCCACAACTCGCGCCCCTTGTAGAACGAAAAAAATAAATGGACTCCGAATATAAACCAGCACACCACTCCACACTCACCCCAGACCCATGTTATGTAGTTACATGCACATGGTGGCGCCTGTGGTGCTCGAAGTAATAGAACACGAAACGGTAAAATCGCAGTCAGAGGCTGCACtttatttattcttattttttgttttcttgcacaAACCGCGACTCCACATGCTCCACGGCTGCACGCACTTAGGCTGGTTTTTTTCTGCTCATTAAACACAGAGAGCATTGTGCAGGCTGAATTCGCACTGCTTCACAAAGGCTTGAAGAACACAACACACTTGAGAAGTGAACAGATGGCATGAAAGAATGCAGAGATAGAAATGACAAGAACCTGCGCAGGTCTGCATCATCTTCACCAACGGTGTCCTTGTGTTCAACAGTTGCTGTATTCAACAGAGCTTAAGTCATGTAGCTCATGTTCTACCACACAGCTGTTTGCATGTAAGTGTGGCTTGTAACTTTCGTATCATTCGCTGCTGTGACTAGCAAGCACATAGATGCTAGAAAATAACATAGTTCTCACGACATAGGAGCTTTCTAAACCTGGCCTCTAATTAGTTCTAAACGCTCTAGCTTTTGTAACACTGTGCAAGTTTTGTGAAGCTGAATTCTGCTGTGG
This portion of the Amblyomma americanum isolate KBUSLIRL-KWMA chromosome 10, ASM5285725v1, whole genome shotgun sequence genome encodes:
- the LOC144107573 gene encoding beta-1,4-galactosyltransferase 2-like — protein: MSNMVFSHGVRRIVLRLSRRYTMFRFYRHNSGGLLVGLFLAALWLSALRCPTWRTGDHIALSEADIDRASSECPWTPREGYQLSWQNVDLRISCATRPSMMPRKTLPVMRSVNRTFLKELETKWGILPGGRWAPPSCNSKHFVAIVVPYRDRSEHLDLFLQHMHPFLQRQMLQYGVFVVEQSDRHAFNRAKLFNIGFTEALARDSYCCFVFHDVDLLPIDARNLYRCERFPRHLSSAVDVFRFVLPYPDLFGGAVAVRADQFRELNGFSNEFFGWGGEDDDLQRRIRARDMSIVRWPSSVSRYTMLAHAKAEPSAQRQELLGNAESRHDMDGLNNLRYQVLALEERPLYTKILVDVDPPPVPAGKSVPGLVDVQSMRGRHTASDSGVV
- the LOC144107574 gene encoding EEF1A lysine methyltransferase 2; protein product: MAASTREACDELNSSELGTKTYWEEAYLNELNNFTDHGDIGEVWFGSQNEHRVVKWMLQHAEKASHVLDVGCGNGHLLIRLAKEGFTNLTGTDYAKSAVTLAKELAAKEAVSVAFEHADILGDAPSSACLARKYDFVLDKGTYDAISLSPDNAKAQRERYIRAVSELLAVGGRFVIVSCNWTQQELTAHFEPELVLLDIIPTPTFTFGGSKGKSVTALVFGCKPRTETS